The DNA segment GCTCCATGCGGTCCACCGCGTCGGCCGGGAGGTGATACAGGACGGCGTCGGAGTCGGCGACGACGGTCGCCGTCCGGGGGGTCCGGAGGTAGAGGGAGACCTCCCCTATGACCGAGCCCGGACCGAAGGACCGGATCCTCATGTCCGCGCCCCCGCCCCCCACGTGGACGCTGAGCCGGCCGCTCTCCACGAAGTAG comes from the Actinomycetota bacterium genome and includes:
- a CDS encoding cyclic nucleotide-binding domain-containing protein, whose translation is YFVESGRLSVHVGGGGADMRIRSFGPGSVIGEVSLYLRTPRTATVVADSDAVLYHLPADAVDRMEQQDPGTAAALHRALGRMMATRLVDTTATAAALQD